The genomic segment TGGGACGCGAGTTCGAGTGGACTGGGCATGGACTCGTCTTCGATGAAGTCGCCAAGGAAGGCATCACCGTCTTGTCCGATCGGCGCTTCGAGCGAAATCGGCAGTCGGGCTGCTTCGAGAACTTGGCGAATCTTCTCTTCGGGCATATCGAGGGCGCGGGCCACTTCGAGTTGGGTTGGCTCGCGCTCGAGAATCTGTTGCAAGCGGTGCGACATCTTCTTGACGCGGTTCAGCGTTTCACCAACATGCACAGGAAGGCGGATTGTACGGCTCTGGTCGGCAATCGCGCGCGTAATCGCTTGCCGGATCCACCAGGTGGCGTATGTTGAGAACTTATAGCCGCGCTTATAGTCAAATTTGTCTGTTGCCTTCATCAAGCCGATGTTGCCTTCTTGAATCAGGTCGAGGAACGACAATCCACGGCCGACGTATTTCTTCGCCACACTCACCACAAGGCGCAGATTCGCTTGGATGAGGTGTGCGCGCGCTTGTTCACCGTCTTCCTTATCGGCGAGCAGGGCTTGGCGTTCCTCTTCGGTGGCATAGTCGCCGCGGGCGAGGCGTGCTTCAGCAACCTTGCCCCGCTCCATCCGCTTGGCAAGCCAAACCTCTTCCTCGGCGGTGAGGAGTGCGGTTTCGCCGATTTCTTGAAGGTAGAGGCGAACGGTATCGCTGACGCTGATTGCGTCATCCTGTTCGGTTCGCGTGCTGGAGATGCGCCGCCCAAGGAATGTGGGATGTCCCGTCGTTGTCGCCGGGGCTCGGTCAATGAAATCATCCTCGGCGACTTCGATTCCTTGTTCTTCAAGGGTGAGGTAGAACTCGTCAACAGCGGCAACATCGTCTTCAGCATGTGGGAAGACCGACAGAATTTCATCGGGGCTGATATAGCCGCGATCCTTACCGCGCCGGATCAGGCTGGACTCCGCTGAATCCATCGTTACTCCCCTTTTCCGCACACCCCTTGCCCAAACGCACGTTGCCTCGCCCATACAAATGCGCCCTGCGCAAGCGCGCAGGGCAGCATGTCATAGTATCATGGTAGAGTGTGTTGCCACATCATCATATTTCGTGCCAAGCCGCACCATACATCCATACGCTCGGAAGCTCTCCACTATTATGAAAGTATA from the Thermorudis peleae genome contains:
- the rpoD gene encoding RNA polymerase sigma factor RpoD, which encodes MDSAESSLIRRGKDRGYISPDEILSVFPHAEDDVAAVDEFYLTLEEQGIEVAEDDFIDRAPATTTGHPTFLGRRISSTRTEQDDAISVSDTVRLYLQEIGETALLTAEEEVWLAKRMERGKVAEARLARGDYATEEERQALLADKEDGEQARAHLIQANLRLVVSVAKKYVGRGLSFLDLIQEGNIGLMKATDKFDYKRGYKFSTYATWWIRQAITRAIADQSRTIRLPVHVGETLNRVKKMSHRLQQILEREPTQLEVARALDMPEEKIRQVLEAARLPISLEAPIGQDGDAFLGDFIEDESMPSPLELASQQLLRRQIEEALSRLSERERRIIALRFGLEDGQFRTLEEVGREFGITRERIRQIEAKALRKLRHPSYSRALRGYLE